In Streptomyces sp. NBC_00344, the genomic window GGGCGCCAAGGACGTACGCGGTGTCGCCGTGGTCACCGGCCAGGTGCCGGACGGCACCGGCGCCGACGACCTGCGCAGGCTGGTCCTCGACGTCCGCGGGCGGATCAGCAATGACCGCCCGGCCGTGGTGGCTCTCTTCACCACCGCCAACGGCCGCCCGCTGACGGTCATCGCCACCAACGAGTCCGCCCGTGAGCGCGGGCTCAAGGCCGGGGAGCTGGTCCGCACGGCCGCCAAGACCCTGGGGGGCGGCGGTGGCGGCAAGCCCGACGTCGCCCAGGGCGGAGGCCAGAACCCGGACGCCATCGGTGACGCGGTGGCCGCCGTCGAGCGCCTGGTCGGAGAGACGGCCTGATGCGACGCGGCCGCCGACTGGCGATCGATGTCGGGGATGCCCGTATCGGGGTCGCCTCGTGCGACCCCGACGGGGTCCTCGCCACCCCGGTGGAGACCGTCCCGGGACGTGATGTCCCGGCCGCGCACCGGCGGCTGAAGCAGCTGGTGGAGGAGTACGAACCGATCGAGGTCGTCGTCGGCCTGCCTCGCTCCCTCAACGGGGGCGAGGGACCGGCGGCCGCCAAGGTCCGTGGCTTCGCCCAGGAGTTGGCTCGCGGGATCGCGCCCCTTCCTGTACGACTGGTTGACGAGAGGATGACCACAGTCACAGCGACCCAGGGACTGCGCGCCTCGGGCGTAAAATCCAAGAAGGGTCGTTCCGTCGTCGACCAGGCCGCGGCGATCGTGATTCTGCAGAACGCACTCGAGTCCGAACGGGTCTCGGGCAAGGCCGCTGGTGAGGCCGTCGAAGTGGTTGTCTGATCGCAGTACGGTAACGTTCCGCGCCATGCGACAGTGTGTGAACAGCTGCCGCACAGCAAAAAGAGGCGGACCGTCCGGAGGCCTCGCGGCTCTAGGGGACCGATGACTGAGTATGGCCGGGGCGCAGGCTCCGAACCGTGGGATCCCGAGGACCCGTTGTACGGGGACCAGGGATGGGGAGGTCAGCAGGACCCCTCCGGCCGGCCGCCGTACGACGGCCGCCGGCAGTATCCGCAGGAGCAGCAGCAGTACGACCAGTACGGCAACCCGGTCCCCTCGCAGCCGCAGGACCCGTACCAGCAGCACTACCAGCAGGACCAGGCCTACCAGCAGGGCCAGTCGTATCCCCAGGGTCAGTCGTACCCCCAGCACCAGACGTATCAGCAGGGCCAGTATCCGGAGCAGCAGGGCCAGCAGTACCCGCAGCAGCAGACGTACCAGCAGCAGGGCCAGCAGGGTCAGTACCAGCCGCAGGATCCGTACCAGCAGCAACAGCAGAATCAGCAGGCTCAGTACAACGGCTGGAACACCGGTCAGCAGTCCGGAGGGCCGTACGGGTCACCGCAGGGTGACCCGTACGGCGCACAGCAGACGAACTACGCCGGCGACACCCCTGACTACTACCGGACGCCCGAGGCCTACCCGCCACCGCAGCCCCCGGACCGCCGCGATGAGTGGCAGCAGCCGGCCCCGGAACCCGAGGCGGAGCCCGAGCCCGAGCCGGAGACGCATCCTTTCTTCACCGGCGCGGACGGCCCCGGTGACAGGGACGACCGTGACTACGACGACGACCCGGGCGAGACCCGGGAGGACACCCGCGACCGCCGCGGCAAGAACAAGCCCAAGAAGCGTCGCAGCGGCTGCGCATGCGCCGTGGTCGCGGCAGTGCTGGTCGGTGGTGTCGGCGGGGCCGGCTACTACGGGTACGACTACTGGCAGAGCCGTCATGCGCCCGCGCCCGACTTCACGGGCGTGGGCACCACCCCCGTGCAGGTCGAGGTGCCCGCGGGAACGGGCATCGGCGGCATCGGGCGCATCCTGAAGCAGAAGGGTGTCGTCAAGAGTGTCGACGCCTTTGTCTCGGCGGCCAACGGCAAGTCCCTCCAGGCCGGGGTGTACTCGCTGAACCAGCAGATGTCCGCGGCGAACGCGGTCACCGCGATGGTCGACCCGAAGAGCCTCAATGTGATCATCGTCCCGCCCGGCACGCGGGACAAGGTGGTCTACGCGGCCATCGACGCGAAGCTCAAACTGAAACCCGGGACCACTCAGGCGATCGCCAAGGCGAAGGCCGACGACCTGGGCCTGCCCAGCTGGGCCAAGGGCCACAAGGAGCTCAAGGACCCGCTGGAAGGATTCCTCTACCCGGCGAGCTACCCGGCCGGCGAACAGATGAAGCCGGAGGACATCCTGAAGAAGATGGTCGGCCAGGCGGACGAGGCGTACGGCAAGGAGGATCTCGAGGGCGCGGCGAAGAAGCTGGGACTGAAGGATCCGTTCCAGGTCATCACGGTGGCGAGCCTGGTCCAGGCCGAGGGCAAGTACAAGCATGACTTCGACAAGGTCTCGCGCGTCGTCTACAACCGTCTGAAGCCGAACAACACGGAGACGGTCGGCCGGCTCGAGTTCGACTCCACGATCAACTACGTGCGGAAGCAGAGCACGCTGGATGTCGGCAGCGTGGACGCTCTGCGGAGGATCAAGGATCCGTACAACACGTACGACATAAAGGGTCTGCCCCCGGGCCCCATCGGCAACCCGGGTCCGGACGCCCTGCACTCCGCGCTCCACCCGACCCCCGGCCCCTGGTACTACTTCGTGTCGGTGACCGAGAACAAGACCGTGTTCGCCGTGACCAACGCGGAGCAGAACCGGAACCGCGCGAAATACGAGAAGCAGCAGGAGAAGTCCGGCCAGTGACCCACATCAAGCGGGCGGCCGTGCTCGGTTCGCCCATCGCGCACTCGCTCTCCCCGGTCCTGCACCGTGCCGCATACCGGGCGCTGGACCTCGAGGGGTGGACGTACGACCGCTTCGAGATCGACGAGTCGGGCCTCCCCGGCTTCGTCGGGACGCTCGACGCGTCCTGGGCCGGGCTCTCACTGACCATGCCGCTCAAGCGGGCGATCCTTCCGCTGCTGGACGAAGTCAGCCCGACCGCCGCTTCGGTCGAGGCGGTCAACACCGTGGTCCTCACCGAGGACGGCCGCCGTCTGGGGGACAACACCGACATCCCCGGCATGATCGCCGCCCTGCGCGAGAGGGGCGTGCAGAAGGTGGACACCGCCGCCGTGCTCGGCGCGGGTGCCACCGCCTCGTCGGCACTGGCCGCCCTCTCGAAGATCTGTGCCGGCCCGGTCACCGCCTATGTGCGCAGCACGGCCCGTGCCGCGGAGATGCGGGGCTGGGGCGAGCGGCTCGGGGTGGACGTGCGCACCGCCGACTGGGCTGAAGCGGCCGAAGCGCTGCATGCGCCGCTGGTCGTCTCGACCACCCCGGCCGGTGCCACCGATGCGTTGGCCGCGGCGGTTCCCGATGCGCCGGGCACGCTCTTCGACGTCCTCTACGACCCGTGGCCGACCTCGGTCGCCACGGCCTGGGCTGCACACGGCGGGGCCGTCGTCGGGGGCCTCGATCTGCTCGTGCACCAGGCGGTGCTGCAGGTGGAACAGATGACAGGGCGAGCACCCGCCCCCCTGTCCGCGATGCGCGAAGCGGGGGAACAGGCGCTCGGAGCACGCTGAGAGCGGCTTCCCGGATCAGCCGCGGCGCCGGAGGGCGATGGCTGTGTCAGCGGTGTAGTCCTGGGTCCAGGTGCGGCCGGTGTCCGACCTCCAGGTCACCTGAGTCGTGGCGCCGGCGGGCCTGACGCGGTCCACCGTCATCGAGCGTTCACCGGCCCTCACATCGCCGCGGCGCAGCTCTCGCGCCTCGACCGTGACCGGCTCGGCCGGTTCGGCGCGCTCCGCCTCTTCGGCGGCGCGCATCAGGGCGGCCGCGAGCTCGCGTGCCTGGGCGGGGGTGTACCTCAGGACCCGTTCCCCGTCCGTGGCCGTCGGCGGGGCGGTGAGCCGCACCCCTTCGGGGCCGCCCCGCACTGTCAGAGCGGCCCCGCCATCGGACTCCAGTCGCATCGTCTCTCCTCGGCTGCCTGCCGGCTCAGTGCAGCCTGAGGCTTTCCGGCGGACCCAGATAGCTGGGTTTGAGACCGCCGGTGTCCACCACCAGGTTCTGCAGGACCACCGTCGGGTCCACCATCCAGAATTTCAGCACATGCGCACCGGGCCGGCCCACGTGGTGGGTGGTGCTGGTGACATTGACGTTGTCCGAGGTGTTCCGCGCCCACTGGGCGTTCATGGTGCCGTCGTCGGCCCCGGTCACCTCGGTGATGTTCACGGTCTGCGGTGCGTCCCCGTCGAAGGAGACGGCGTACTTCAGCCCGTCCGACGCCAGGGCGTCATTGCGCGGCGAGAGATACGCCCACACGGTCACCGGGCCCGTGGTGAACAGGGTGAGACGGTACTCCAGCCTGGGTGAGGTGGCGCCGGGCGTCTGCCGGGCCGCCGTCACGGGGAACGGCTCCATACCGGATCCGGTGCGTCCGATGTGCGGGATCCGCTGCCAGGTGATGCCCCCGCTGCCGACGGACCGGGTGTAGTGGTCGGCCTCGATGGACACGTAGCCGTTGGCCTCGACGAACCCCGATAGCTGCGAGCGGCGCACCGTGGGGTTGTCGATCACGGCCTGCACGGTCACCTCGGCTCCCCGCGGCCCCGACACCTTCACCGGGACCCTGGTGGTGCCGCCGGGCGCTCGTGACCAGTCGACCCGCAGGGTGATCCTTTCCTGCTTCTCCACCTGTCCGCGGGGGCGGTCGGCGGTCAGCCAGGGGACTCCCGTACGGACGCTGTAGCCGAAGGCGCCGGTGCCACGGTTGAACACCTCGATGTACTGCGCCGGCTGGCTCTGGTACGGGCTGAAGGCGGGCAGCACCGCAGCACTCCGCTCCTTCGGCCACCAGGCTTCCGAGCCGTCGATCGCGACACCCATCCCG contains:
- the mltG gene encoding endolytic transglycosylase MltG encodes the protein MTEYGRGAGSEPWDPEDPLYGDQGWGGQQDPSGRPPYDGRRQYPQEQQQYDQYGNPVPSQPQDPYQQHYQQDQAYQQGQSYPQGQSYPQHQTYQQGQYPEQQGQQYPQQQTYQQQGQQGQYQPQDPYQQQQQNQQAQYNGWNTGQQSGGPYGSPQGDPYGAQQTNYAGDTPDYYRTPEAYPPPQPPDRRDEWQQPAPEPEAEPEPEPETHPFFTGADGPGDRDDRDYDDDPGETREDTRDRRGKNKPKKRRSGCACAVVAAVLVGGVGGAGYYGYDYWQSRHAPAPDFTGVGTTPVQVEVPAGTGIGGIGRILKQKGVVKSVDAFVSAANGKSLQAGVYSLNQQMSAANAVTAMVDPKSLNVIIVPPGTRDKVVYAAIDAKLKLKPGTTQAIAKAKADDLGLPSWAKGHKELKDPLEGFLYPASYPAGEQMKPEDILKKMVGQADEAYGKEDLEGAAKKLGLKDPFQVITVASLVQAEGKYKHDFDKVSRVVYNRLKPNNTETVGRLEFDSTINYVRKQSTLDVGSVDALRRIKDPYNTYDIKGLPPGPIGNPGPDALHSALHPTPGPWYYFVSVTENKTVFAVTNAEQNRNRAKYEKQQEKSGQ
- the ruvX gene encoding Holliday junction resolvase RuvX, yielding MRRGRRLAIDVGDARIGVASCDPDGVLATPVETVPGRDVPAAHRRLKQLVEEYEPIEVVVGLPRSLNGGEGPAAAKVRGFAQELARGIAPLPVRLVDERMTTVTATQGLRASGVKSKKGRSVVDQAAAIVILQNALESERVSGKAAGEAVEVVV
- a CDS encoding shikimate dehydrogenase produces the protein MTHIKRAAVLGSPIAHSLSPVLHRAAYRALDLEGWTYDRFEIDESGLPGFVGTLDASWAGLSLTMPLKRAILPLLDEVSPTAASVEAVNTVVLTEDGRRLGDNTDIPGMIAALRERGVQKVDTAAVLGAGATASSALAALSKICAGPVTAYVRSTARAAEMRGWGERLGVDVRTADWAEAAEALHAPLVVSTTPAGATDALAAAVPDAPGTLFDVLYDPWPTSVATAWAAHGGAVVGGLDLLVHQAVLQVEQMTGRAPAPLSAMREAGEQALGAR